The stretch of DNA AGCTTCGTGCCGAGGCTCGGGATCATCTCGCGCAGTTTGGGTTCCCAGCCGGGATACTGCTCAGGGAAGCAGCGCTTGATCAGGTCAACCATGATCGGCGCCGCTGTCGAGGCGCCCGGCGACGCTCCGAGCAGGCCGGCGATACTGCCGTCGGCCCCGGTGATGACCTCGGTGCCGAACTGCAAGACGCCGCCCTTGTTCGGGTCTTTCTTCATGACCTGCACGCGCTGGCCGGCTGTGATCAGTTCCCAGTCCGCCATTTTGGCGGTAGGCATGAACTGCTGCAGAGCCTTGAGTTTGGTGCTCTTCGACGCAAGCACCTCGCCGACCAGGTATTTCACCAAGGCGAAGTTGCTCAGGCCGACCTGCATCATCGGGCCCAGGTTGTGGGCACGAATCGAGAACGGCAAGTCGAACCAGGTGCTGCGCTTCAAGAACTTCGGGGTGAACCCGGCGTACGGTCCGAACATCAGCGAGGGTTCGCCGTCGACGATACGGGTGTCGAGGTGAGGCACCGACATGGGCGGGGCACCCACCGAAGCCTTGCCATACACCTTGGCCTGGTGCTGGGCCACGATTTTCGGGTTGGTGGTTTTCAGGAACTGCCCGCTGATCGGGAAGCCGCCGAATCCTCTGATCTCGGGGATGCCGCTGTTCTGCAGCAGCGCCAAGGCACCACCACCCGCACCGACGAAGACGAAGCGGGCGTTGACCTCGCTGCGGGTCTGACCGACCAGTCGCAGCAGTTTCACCCGCCAGGTACCGTCTTGCTTCTTCGTGAGACCGGTGACCTCCTGGTTCACGTGCACGCCGGCACCGTGAGCGACGAGGTCGCGGAAGAGGAACCGGGTGAGGGCGCCGAAGTCGACATCGGTGCCCGATTCGATCCGGGTGGCGGCGATCTTCTGCTTGGGGTTGCGCTTCTTCGTCAGAAGCGGGGTCCATTTGCTGATCGTGGCCGGGTCGTCGCTGAATTCCATGCCCTGGAACAACGGCTCGTCTTTCAGCACCGCGACGCGACGCTTGAGGTATTCGATATTCGCCGCGCCGTGCACAAAGGTCATGTGCGGAGTGGAGTTGATGAACTTCTCGGGTTCGGGCAGCACACCCGTCTCCACGAGGTGCGACCAGAGCTGACGGCTGATCTGAAACTGCTCGTTGATACTCACGGCCTTCTCGGCTGTGACGGACCCGTCGGGCGCTTCCGGCATGTAGTTCAGCTCACAGAGAGCGGCATGACCGGTGCCCGCGTTGTTCCACGGGTTCGAGCTTTCTTGGGCGACTTCGCCCAATCGCTCGTAGACCTGGATACTCCAGTCCGGTTGCAACTGCTTGATCAGGGTGCCAAGGGTGGCACTCATGATGCCCCCACCAATGAGTACGACGTCGACGGGAGCCTGAGAATTCACAC from Leifsonia psychrotolerans encodes:
- a CDS encoding malate:quinone oxidoreductase yields the protein MNSQAPVDVVLIGGGIMSATLGTLIKQLQPDWSIQVYERLGEVAQESSNPWNNAGTGHAALCELNYMPEAPDGSVTAEKAVSINEQFQISRQLWSHLVETGVLPEPEKFINSTPHMTFVHGAANIEYLKRRVAVLKDEPLFQGMEFSDDPATISKWTPLLTKKRNPKQKIAATRIESGTDVDFGALTRFLFRDLVAHGAGVHVNQEVTGLTKKQDGTWRVKLLRLVGQTRSEVNARFVFVGAGGGALALLQNSGIPEIRGFGGFPISGQFLKTTNPKIVAQHQAKVYGKASVGAPPMSVPHLDTRIVDGEPSLMFGPYAGFTPKFLKRSTWFDLPFSIRAHNLGPMMQVGLSNFALVKYLVGEVLASKSTKLKALQQFMPTAKMADWELITAGQRVQVMKKDPNKGGVLQFGTEVITGADGSIAGLLGASPGASTAAPIMVDLIKRCFPEQYPGWEPKLREMIPSLGTKLSDDPAVAKASLAATAATLHLTA